In Saccharolobus solfataricus, a genomic segment contains:
- a CDS encoding TIGR00304 family membrane protein, producing MKLIAAGLTLIFLGFILLFLGVVLQVQTPQTTTSSSPQFAGLVLLGPIPIAFGNVPPSVLSNLIIVGVVFTIIMLIIYLIMFIIGRKTTRAPF from the coding sequence ATGAAGTTAATTGCGGCTGGTCTCACATTAATATTTCTTGGTTTCATCCTACTCTTCCTAGGTGTAGTATTGCAAGTTCAAACTCCCCAGACAACTACTTCATCTTCTCCGCAATTCGCAGGATTAGTGTTATTAGGACCAATTCCAATAGCCTTTGGCAATGTCCCACCATCGGTCTTAAGTAACCTAATTATAGTAGGTGTTGTATTTACCATAATAATGTTAATCATCTATTTAATAATGTTTATAATTGGAAGAAAAACTACCAGAGCTCCATTTTAG
- a CDS encoding zinc-binding dehydrogenase: MKGAILYKYNEPLIIEDNIQIDEPKVGETKIRIEATGLCHSDVNVFEGKTPVPPPVIAGHEIAGVIEEVGNNVTDFKPGDRVISAFIHPCGKCKNCITGKENLCEVFAKNRLNGTLLDGTTRLHFKDGTPIRAFLGGGFAEYAMVPYTALTKVPEDLDLRKVAVLGCAGLTAYGAVNSAKIEPGETVAVIGVGGVGLSVIQMLKIAGAGRIIAVGTRKWKLEKALELGASDVVNSKETDVVRAVKNITGGGPDVVIEVAGTTETVKMSLDMVRIGGKVVLVGLPPTTAEIPIRIASIVRGGIKIIGDYGGRPRVDMPRLIELVKLGKYDPTALVTGKFRLEEINEAVKLLEQGEAIRSLIIPN, encoded by the coding sequence ATGAAAGGAGCAATATTGTATAAATATAATGAGCCATTAATTATTGAGGATAATATTCAAATAGATGAACCTAAGGTAGGTGAAACAAAGATTAGAATTGAGGCAACTGGCTTATGTCATTCAGATGTAAATGTATTTGAAGGAAAAACTCCAGTCCCTCCACCAGTCATTGCGGGACATGAAATAGCTGGTGTTATAGAGGAGGTAGGAAATAACGTTACAGACTTTAAACCTGGCGATAGGGTTATATCAGCATTTATTCATCCCTGCGGTAAATGCAAAAATTGTATAACGGGAAAGGAGAATTTATGTGAAGTCTTTGCGAAAAATAGACTAAATGGGACATTACTAGATGGTACAACTAGATTACACTTTAAGGATGGAACTCCGATAAGGGCATTTTTAGGAGGAGGATTTGCAGAATACGCAATGGTACCTTATACTGCATTAACTAAAGTTCCGGAAGATTTGGATTTAAGAAAGGTTGCAGTATTGGGTTGTGCAGGTTTAACTGCTTATGGTGCTGTAAATTCCGCTAAAATAGAGCCTGGTGAAACAGTTGCTGTAATTGGAGTTGGCGGTGTAGGATTGTCTGTGATACAGATGTTAAAGATTGCTGGTGCCGGAAGGATAATAGCAGTCGGGACTAGAAAATGGAAATTGGAAAAGGCGTTAGAGCTAGGAGCTAGTGATGTAGTTAACTCTAAAGAGACTGATGTTGTTAGAGCTGTTAAGAATATTACTGGAGGAGGGCCGGATGTTGTAATAGAAGTAGCAGGAACTACGGAAACAGTGAAAATGTCTTTAGATATGGTTAGAATAGGAGGAAAGGTAGTACTAGTGGGATTACCTCCAACTACTGCTGAAATTCCAATTAGGATAGCAAGTATAGTTAGAGGGGGTATTAAAATCATAGGAGACTATGGAGGGAGGCCTAGAGTAGATATGCCTAGACTTATTGAACTTGTAAAATTGGGAAAATATGACCCTACTGCGTTAGTGACTGGAAAGTTCAGATTAGAAGAAATTAACGAGGCAGTAAAATTATTGGAGCAAGGAGAGGCAATAAGAAGTTTAATAATTCCTAACTAA
- a CDS encoding DEAD/DEAH box helicase, whose translation MVRLRYFKCLLLSDFSAPGLSWNDEFKCYIGQANKYREVLYYYKRSHVEVEDSVLELLPFPLIVDRIKLREYQQEALNAWLKSKLGIIVIPTGGGKTVIGLKAIALIRLATLIIVPTIDLLQQWYENIRELLGVEAGRVGGGYDELKGITVITYDSAYTQLEKIGNKFGLVIFDEVHHLPSEGYSIIAQGLAAPYRLGLTATPERSDGRHKLYPSLVGPLVYRITVSNLVGKYLSSFEIQRIYVNLTEDEEKLYRHYRGILKKFLSQRNLKLKSLNDFNRLLRLAVKDKEAREALLAWHEALKIAVNSKAKLEKLKDLLKELNGEKIIIFTRNTSMVYEISRLFLIPAVTYKTNKQERIEILEKFRSGKYNVIVTSSVLDEGIDVPDASIGIVLGGYGTSRQFIQRLGRILRKKENKKARLIEIITKGTSDYNLSKRRRQNANL comes from the coding sequence GTGGTACGATTACGATACTTTAAATGTTTATTACTATCCGATTTTTCAGCTCCCGGTTTAAGCTGGAATGATGAGTTTAAGTGCTATATAGGCCAAGCAAACAAGTATCGAGAAGTCCTTTATTACTATAAGAGGTCTCACGTTGAAGTTGAGGATAGCGTCCTAGAGTTATTACCTTTTCCTTTGATTGTAGATCGAATAAAATTAAGGGAATATCAGCAAGAGGCTTTGAATGCATGGTTAAAGAGTAAGCTAGGGATAATAGTGATTCCCACTGGAGGTGGAAAAACTGTAATAGGATTGAAGGCCATAGCTCTGATTAGGCTTGCTACACTAATAATAGTGCCTACAATCGATTTATTACAGCAATGGTATGAAAATATAAGAGAGTTACTTGGAGTTGAGGCGGGGAGGGTAGGGGGAGGATATGATGAACTTAAGGGAATAACCGTAATTACGTATGATTCAGCGTACACTCAGCTAGAGAAAATAGGAAATAAATTTGGATTAGTAATTTTTGATGAAGTTCATCATCTACCTTCAGAAGGATATTCCATAATAGCTCAAGGTTTAGCTGCCCCATATAGATTAGGCTTGACTGCTACGCCAGAAAGAAGTGACGGAAGACACAAACTGTATCCATCACTCGTTGGGCCCTTAGTATATAGGATTACAGTTTCTAACCTAGTCGGAAAATATCTTTCAAGTTTTGAAATTCAACGTATATACGTAAATCTCACTGAAGACGAAGAGAAATTATATAGGCACTATAGAGGAATCCTAAAGAAATTTTTATCTCAACGTAATCTTAAGTTAAAGTCATTGAATGATTTCAATAGGCTACTTAGGCTAGCAGTTAAGGATAAGGAAGCTAGAGAGGCATTATTAGCATGGCATGAAGCTCTCAAGATAGCTGTAAATTCCAAGGCAAAGTTAGAGAAGCTTAAAGACTTGCTCAAGGAGCTAAATGGTGAGAAAATTATAATATTTACTAGAAATACGTCAATGGTATACGAGATATCAAGACTATTCTTAATTCCTGCAGTTACATACAAGACGAATAAGCAAGAAAGGATAGAGATTCTGGAGAAATTTAGATCTGGAAAATACAATGTAATAGTAACTTCTAGTGTCCTCGATGAAGGTATTGACGTTCCAGATGCTTCTATTGGTATAGTTCTAGGAGGTTATGGAACCTCTAGGCAATTCATACAGAGGTTAGGTAGAATCTTAAGGAAGAAAGAGAATAAAAAAGCTAGATTGATAGAAATAATAACTAAAGGTACTAGTGATTATAATTTAAGTAAAAGGCGAAGACAAAATGCTAACCTCTGA